A window of Schistocerca cancellata isolate TAMUIC-IGC-003103 chromosome 1, iqSchCanc2.1, whole genome shotgun sequence genomic DNA:
ACTACCAGTGGTTCTAGTGATACACAAAAAACCTAGAAACTATCTGTAGACTGTGTTTTTCCGTCTGTTTCCATACTCATTGGACGTGTGATTTTAAATAGAGCCTCACTgtagataaaaataaatttcagaggTCATCACGCCGTATGTTCCATAGTAGACGAATTCGTGCCTGAACTGTTTATTTATATGTGCATTTTAGTTGCAAGAACTATGAAGCAGGTCTGACCAAAGGAATTTACAAATTATGTTTACGTCAATGGCTTCATTAGAAACAGCGACTTTACATGTATATCTACTCTCGGCACGCCTCACAACGGTAGAGCAAGAAAAGGGAGAACCACAACATACAGTATGTGATTTCTTTTGAGAATCTGTAGTTTTATGCATTTAGTTTTCGGATTAAAAATGCACACGTATTTCCTAGCAAACGCCCGTCCCCTGCACATAACAGCGCTCCGCAATACCTACTGTAGTGCGCCTGCGTAGTAGACATCCCGGCGTACGTGGCATACGCATTGTCTCGACGCTTGTTCCATAGTCTTCTTGGGCGCATATTACCGCCACCCAAAGACTAGGTCCAATGCACTCAGCTAGTTTTAAGTCCAAACTGTTCGTAAGCCCACAAACAACGATTTTAATGTATCAGTGGAGAACAGATCGAGAAAGTAAGCTGTGATTACTTCCAGAGCTGCAGAAGCTTGCAAAGTACTCTGTTCTCTCACCTTCTACTCTAGACTGAACGTTAATATCAGTGTAAGTGTGCCTGTTGGGCATTTTACAGGTTTTGCCGGTCCTTAGTTGTCCTTGTTGTCCTTAATACTAAGGATTCACACTTTAACATTTTGCTTCTTAGTCTGGTGATCGAGTAGCAAGTAAATAAATTGCTCTTCTAATGTGTGTCGTACTATTTTCTCCTCTTGTAGTTTGTCCGACATATTCTTTTATGTGCAAGAGCCTCGTAGATGTCATGTGACCACTAATACACTAAACTCCTGCCGACAATGAAACAATTGAAAGAATGTAattgtagaaagggaagaagaTTCGAAATGCAACAGTCGATTGTTTCTAATTACTAGTAAGAGTACTTTTCTTGCGGGAACAGACTAAGCTGATAAAGTGTGTAAGGGCAATACCTCAATACACGACTTACTCATTTACAAGAATCCAGTTTCTCTAAAACACATAACTGTAAAGGGCTGCTGTTCATATggttctatttgcaatgcgaatagaTCATCTTACAAGCAGACAGACACCAAAAATCTGCAGTTCGTTATACATTGCTAACAGCATTCTGGGTTTAATAACTGCAAGAGGATCTGTAGTCAGTTTACCCGACTTTCTTGGTGACTACGTCTGGAAGGAGccattaatttgtaaatttttttgtgacaaccataacagtttcacagCCTTGAGGCagggggtggaggtggaggggcAGCAGTGTACACCAGATACCCAAGCGCTCTCTTCTACTTCATTTGAGAGTGTTCTTTGTTCAATCTACTCTGTTTCATTTCTTCCTGGCGCACATGATACACGTCGAAATTTACACACCGATAAAACAGAAAACAGATTAGACTTTAGTGTCCCGTCCCGTCGACGTAGATAACAATAGAcacgcagcacaagctcggatgtgGTAGCATGGGAACGAAATCAACCTTGACCGCTTCAAAGGGACCGTTCTGGAACTTtcctaaagcgatttagaaaaattgtGGGAAACTAGACCGGATGGAGATTTGAACCACAGTCTGTCAGAATGCGAGTATAGTGTCTTACCACTCCAATTCGCTCGTTCCCAATAGTCCAAGCCTGAAATTTCGCCGTATTCTCTTTTCCCGATGTTCGTTCTCCTGGCAGATTTTGTTAGAAGCTCTTGAACGTACAGAACGCTTGTAGCAACATCAACATAACGAAACTGATTCGTAAGACACAATTCTAGTAGGTTCACAGATCCAACTTCTAGCTGTCAGTTCTTTTCTGTGTCTCCCAgtcgtctctctgtctctctgtctctctctctctctctctctctgctccagcTGGGTACGTTGGAATGTTGGCCTCGGCTCTTAAGTACTTGCAGAGGCAGTCCGCACTCTTCACGGCTGGGTCAGGCACGTTTGTAAACTTGGGCGTGTCATATTCTCTAGGATCGACTTTCACTTCCACAGTGCTCTCAGCTGTCCCGCGTCTTAGTCATCTCTTCGGGAACGCCCGCCAAAACCTGTTGTTCGAAATGGAAAGCGCTCACTCGGCGGAACCAGTTAATTCCTGCCTGCCGTCACTTCCCTCCACCGCACGCTCCACGACTGCCACAGGACAAGCGATAAATCTGCATACTCGTACCGCAATCGGAAACATCTGCAGTATCGGAACACAGAGATATAAATCAAGCTGCTTCACATCTTAACATCACATCCAGAAACTCATTTAAGATCTGTGTGTAAGTCTTACATTACTTTAAGAAGTGAATTCTAGCGGTGATAGGTGCTTCAATATTTGGTTTGCCCCACGTAAAATAAACAGAAACagttctcacatcctttgtacatcaGCTATGGGAAGTATCACTGCACTGTCTTATAAGCCGCATTTTTGGTGGCGTCCTAAGTTTCTCCCTATATCCACCACCTGAGTCTCAATATTTGGACTGCGTTACAATATTCCGTTACTTTACAGCAGAAAACGGTTTCCTGAGATTGGTGGGATATGTAGCATCTTGCTGTCAACTCTAACATTTCACATAGTAATGAGACTCAGCAGTTAGAACGAGTGAGCACCGACggtcacccagatttaggttttccacgagtCCCTTAAGCTCGTACTCCACCTCTAACGATCATTTCTTCAACAAGACATTCAACGCTAATCTTCGTTCTTGTTTGAAAGTAATTTTCCCAACCTTACGATCACGCACGAAGATGCTATTGATTACAATGATGATGTAGGATGTAGGGTGCTCAACAGCATGATCTCCAGCGCTTCTACTTGATAGCAGCATACACATCGCGTGGTCCTCATAAGGGCAACTGCTGCGACAATAGCCCAGCAACGCATACCAGCAGTTTTCTTCAGAATGTCGGGCACTGTCGATACAAATATGTGGCTCGTCACTGATAAACTCAACCGATCAGTTACTTGTCGCGTActaaagtccaccaatcttttggCAAAACGTCCTCATGACAAAATAATCTCTGACACTTCGACGGTGAGTGATTAAATAATGGTGAGTTGAGTCTACCTAAAAGTACATGACAATGGTCTGCTaaaatttttcttgcaaagtaattcaATAAAAATGGAGGGAATCTCAAAATTTTCACTCACACTCACAATGGGGTATTCGTAGTTGAAGAAAACTGTACTGATCCTGACTTGAGATGCTACTTAAGGGAACAAGAATCAAAACTGCTTGTTATAAGTGGATGGATGACTACTTAATACCGACCCATACACTTAGAGCTCACTAAAATCCTCTCCCCAACACTGCAGTAAGATGCCCGacaattcacaaaaaatttcaatgCATGTTAACTGTTATCGTTGTCGACgaagatattgaatttatttgtgCCATCTGGACATCGGTAGAAAGCCCGAGTGCTGCTGATAACGTTCAGTCATTATCtgacgtcttttttttatttatttattagctggCATTGACTCTTGATATTCTGAGTAACGAGTATTCCATGAGACTCGAAATACCGTTTCGTTACTGCCTGAAACGCTTCGTCACTCACCTGTTTTCTTTCTCGCTTGCAGTTCGTGCCCGACTCGGGCCGAGTCGATAGTTTTCGTATTCCTCCGCTTCGTTATCTCTCATCAGATTCTGAATTAGAGAAACGTTTCGTTACTCGCCTGTCTTCTTTTCCGCGCGTTCGAGCCTACTCAGCAGTTTCCACATTCTTCCAGTTTCTTATTGTCATCGGGGCAGTTCGCCAGCGAGAGTATCGAATACATCTTGTCCCTCGTCATGTTTTCTTGTAGGTCTTCGTGTCTGACTTAAGGGGAGTCAGCGGTATTCgtaatcctccaattccttccaCATGCAACAGTTTCTACTATACAAGAAATCGCTGGCTTTTCGATAGCCCACATAGCTTATTTCATAATTGTCTTACCTCTACCTTGGTGATGTGCACCCTACTTTTCTTCAGTGTTCTGATGGTAGTTCCTTCCTTCACAGACCACAGCCCTGTTGCTGACTGCGCTGGCAGCTTACTGCGGCGCTACTGAGGAGAAGACAGTGCAGAAGCGAGGCCTGCTGGGTGGCTACGGCGGAGGCTACGGTGGCTACGGAGGCTACGGTGGAGGCTACGGTGGCTACGGAGGCTACGGCCTGAGCCGCGGCTATGGCGGCTACGGAGGCTACGGTCTAGGCCACGGCATCGGCTACGGTGGCTACTCCCGCGGCATCAGCATCGGCTACGGTGGACTCGGAGGCGGCTACGGTGGCTACGGAGGCTACGGTGGACTCGGAGGCGGCTACGGTGGCTACTCCCGAGGCATCAGCATCGGCTACGGTGGACTCGGAGGCGGCTACGGTGGCTACGGAGGCTACGGTGGCTACGGGCTGGGCCACGGCATTGGCTACGGTCACCATGGCTGAGAGCCTCTTCTCGCTTCTCCACTGTCCCTTCTTCTCCATCTTCCACACACCATTGCACATATTCCAGCAACATTTACGAGACCTCTAATTTGAGCGAGTGCACATGTGTGCAGCGTTCAGTTATAGCTTGCCCTACTAAGTCATCTAGGGACAGCATTTTTCTGGCTGTGTAATAAAACTCTTCTCCATAAATCCAATTTTTTACATTAGTCTCCTGGTCTCTCTGTTCTGCAAAATAAGCTGAAATAAACCATATACTtttctaaatatattgtgtgttatTGTATCATCCTGAATACCTAGCCTACACTGTTCTGACTAGAGCCCCCATCTGCTGGCGGCCGTGGGCGGCGGTAGGCAAGGGTGGGTAAACAAATGACAGTGTGGCCTGTCAGGTAAACGAGCCACAGCTTGTGTGATAGTGCTGTCCTGGCCGAGCGCTCGCAGACAGGGGGGACTAAGTGGGTCACGGGAGTGTTAAACACTCGCAGTAGGGACGTCTGACGAGTTGGCCAGCCAGCGAGCTAACTGATGGGCAGCGAATTCTAGCCCTCCAGTATTTAATAAAAATAGGATATACTGAAAAGAGGTTCATGACGGGCTGTGACAAGCCAAGAAATACATATCTTTCTCctgacttctgtaaagtttgtatttGAGGAAGTAGCAAATCAACTgacaattttaaataaaacttgTAGTTCTTTTTTCTCTTAAAAAGATTCATTTGTAGTTATACTGCTTGAAAATACTTACAGtgcaaatttaacacaaaaatttgtttcAAGCGACGATCAACAGTAATGAAAGAAAGTATCTGTAGCTCCGCTAATGTGTAAACATCACCCCAACAAGACTCTTACCGTATCAGTATTACTTCTATTCGTAGAATGTAGGCTTCCACTGAGTTTGAATTGGCGAGAAAGATGCAAGAATATTTCAACATTGAAAACTACCTATGCCCTGCACTTGCCACAACAAgaataaacaaaatacaattacatgtCGCCAAgcgtacataggaactacaaaaagaagtatACACACCTGGCTTCAAGAACACAAGAGTAATTGTCATCTGGGCAACACAGATTAATCGACAGTAGCAGATGATGCACTGGAATCAGTGGACCACACAACTCAATTTTCTGATACTACAGATATATCAAGTTCCAATCATTTCTCTGCTAAGATGTACGGACGGAAAGACACAAaaacaatttcaacagaaaagaagagggactgaAATTAGACGACCTGTGGGCCTCAGTGCTCAACAAAGGAAAGGGCGCCAACGACTCCTCTATACAAGCTCCGAAACAAACGACGGCGTGACGCGGCCATCCTAGGTAGCGATCGGACAAAGTCACGACCCGACTGTTGCACGTCGGCTTGGACGCCAAGTAGATGGAAAGCTTTAGTCTTATATGTATGTCAATCGACTCTTCGCATAAAGACAACATATAACAAGAAATCGAAAAATTTTCTTACCTATAAGTTCCTGGAGTATTAGAACGTGAAGGAGCAAACGGACTCCTATATACGTGAGCAGCTGGGTAATTTTGTGTCACGTAGATTTGACAATCGCATATCACGTTGAAAGACAATCAACGATAAATAGATTTCAGAGAAGTGGAATCCGCTACAGCGCAGACTTCTCCATTTTCACAATAACCTTAATCATTAGCATCATTCGCCTTTTCTAATGACTAGGACATCTGCAAATTAAACAGAGATTTGATGATTGATTGTACATTACGTGCGCACCCTAATCTTCTCATAACACTATTTACACGAAAtatatgaggtgtgtgagaaaagtaatgagattggCAGCACTGCAATCGATCTTGCAACGCTGTGCTATTCTACTTGTGAAGACTGGTGTGTTCATCCCtaccagatgctcagtccgaattTCAGCTCTGTGCAGCCATTGTGTGATTTTTGAGACCGCCATCGGTCAAGTTGTGCTTTTGCTGTGTTCTACGATAGTGGAACAGCGGGAATTGGAGGAACGTTGTGCAATCAAGTTTTGGGTTAAACTCGGGGAATCTGCAGgtatgacctttgaaaagttgaaacagacctTACCAACAGCACaagtttttggaaggccgagaacacgttaaatatgaacctcgctcagggagagcTTCAATTTCAAAAACTGACGAAAACGTGCAACTTGTGCGTGCTTCCGGGAGACCGTTCCTTCAGGACAAGCTGTCAATCAAATGTTTTAAAAAGGTGTGCTTGAAACGCTCAAGAAAAATGTGACTCGAGTGAAACTGAACATCGCAGACTTCACGACAACGCTTCGTGTGACACGGCCACTTCCATCGGGGAAATTTTgatctcaaaaggcattcctgttgtttcaCAGCCCTCTGATTCCCCTGATATGAGTCCTTGTTACTCTTTTCTTTTCCcggaattgaaaaatgtcttaaaaggacgtcattttagaATTCTGTGGGACGTTCAAGAGAATGTAACCGACATGATAAAGGCTCTACGAGATCAACCCTTTcagcgctgctgccaaggctgagaacaaCGGCTCCGCCGGTATTTTATAGCTGCTGAAGGGAACTACTTCGAAGAGGACAATGTTattatttgaaaacataaaaaCCTTCGTAGATAaaaaaccagtctcattacttttcttacacAATTCGTATGATGGAGGCATTAAAGTTGTTAAAAAGTCTACAGGTTGGTTATCAATAAAATTTCGCTACTTTAGAGGGGCAACGACCTTTGCGCAGTGGGTACACctatcccgtcagatcaccaaagttaagcgctgccgggcgtgcTCGGAACTTGCATGGATGACCATCCCGGCGgtcatgcgccgttgccatttttctgggtgcacttagcctcgtgatgccaatttaggagctgcttaaccgaataatagcggctccggtcgaaggaaaccatcataacgaccggaagagcggtgtgctggctacacaaccctcctatccacatcctcagctgaggatgacacggcggtcggatggtcccgttgtgccacttgtggcctgaagacggaatgatTACTTGAGAGGACCGCCATGCAAAACGCGTGACTGTGGGCCATGGgtattttgtggaaacatttgtaaggaaatAACGAATAAGCCactaaaagaaatacattttaatttccacatgagaaggtaacatttgttaattgagtAAAATGTTTACGTTCTAGGTCACAAACGTTTCTCATTGTGACGGCTGTCTGCAACCACAACAGGCTGGAACCGCGATAAAGATCCCATTTTAcgattgttcgcagcacttttcgaagggTGGACCGCGGAGTTTTCAGCTATCATTCTACAGCTCCTGTACTGCTTGAAGATTGCACGTTTCCCTCAGCATTCTCACTCATGGCCACGGTAACTTCTTCGAAATTTATGGTGCAACTGACTGTCGGCCTCTcctaggagcaattcccaaatcgtcagttaattccaacttccgaatcacgttcttggctctgagcactatgggacttaacagctgtggtcataagtcccctagaacttagaactacttaaacctaactaacctaaggacagcacacaacacccagccatcacgaggcagagaaaatccctgaccccgccgggaatcgaacccgggaacccgggcgtgggaagcgagaacgctaccgcacgaccacgagatgcgggcaatcacgTTCTTCAACCTCCGTATTCCCGTAATGCGTCTATTCTCGCGAAGAGAAGCAGCACTAATGTTCTTGTTTAGATA
This region includes:
- the LOC126182886 gene encoding glycine-rich protein-like, which gives rise to MKALTTALLLTALAAYCGATEEKTVQKRGLLGGYGGGYGGYGGYGGGYGGYGGYGLSRGYGGYGGYGLGHGIGYGGYSRGISIGYGGLGGGYGGYGGYGGLGGGYGGYSRGISIGYGGLGGGYGGYGGYGGYGLGHGIGYGHHG